The window AGATTTCTTTGTTTCTTATGATATGACCGTAATGAATAGTATATGAAGGAAGTTTTGAAGGGGTGGCGCCGTTTCTGCCTTTGAATAACTTATTCGCAATTGTCAGCGCCTTCTTCCCCGATAATCTGACGATACCGATTCCGCCTTCGCCCAGTGGGGTTGAGATTGCGGCAATGGTATCGCCTTTGGCTAATGTAAGTTTAATTTTCATATGCTTTAGCTAAAAAGACTGTGTCGCTTTTAATCAACATATTGGTTAATATTGGTTAACAAAGGTTAATAAAAAGTTAATATAGGTTACTTTTTAAAACGAGACTTCCATTCGCCACTTTTGTTTAATTTGTATAGTGAATCTAAATAGCGATCAATTTGATAATTCGTAATTGAGAATAAATTTTTCAATTTAGTGTGTTCTTCTTTAGAAATGAGTTTATCTTCAAAACAATCATCAATATCACCTTCAAGTTCACTTAAAGAACCAGCGCTAATCTTTATGGAATGGGAAAATTCTCCAACGGTGTCTTTTCTATATCCTTCACGTATATTCTGCTTAGCACTTCTGGCAGCATCCCTCATTTGGCTTACCAATCTTAAATGGATTTTTTCAAATCTTTTGGTTATCTTGTAAACTAATCTGCGTATTTCACATATATTCTGATAGAACTTTAATTTTTCATAGGGCGCGC is drawn from bacterium and contains these coding sequences:
- a CDS encoding four helix bundle protein, with protein sequence MKSAPYEKLKFYQNICEIRRLVYKITKRFEKIHLRLVSQMRDAARSAKQNIREGYRKDTVGEFSHSIKISAGSLSELEGDIDDCFEDKLISKEEHTKLKNLFSITNYQIDRYLDSLYKLNKSGEWKSRFKK